One stretch of Thermococcus sp. 21S9 DNA includes these proteins:
- a CDS encoding DUF2101 family protein: MAVDEFLYSIGEGVERIASAFRSFIFPEPAENPPRFGFTRRLVKSRVTLHELFSLHLQLCFLLYLALNFVVVFLVSSPLWVLVLAVPYFLYLRYLFNRYGHFLLEEKPYRVFYTVISALSFLAFFGYSLVRLYAGGVLYVYAYVMGIAVLVLLFRWYFKRTFGRDYTYGVVEELKGDLVRVFVHDDLSANVKPGLYWLPAVPDAEPGRVVKVLVEDRAFRSAKPVRIIEVYLSQSSQSSTEPKNATE, from the coding sequence ATGGCAGTGGACGAGTTCCTTTACTCAATCGGTGAGGGGGTAGAGCGCATCGCCTCCGCCTTCAGGTCTTTCATTTTCCCTGAACCTGCTGAGAACCCGCCTCGTTTTGGCTTCACGCGGAGGCTCGTTAAATCCAGGGTCACGCTCCACGAGCTCTTCAGCCTTCACCTCCAGCTCTGCTTCCTGCTCTACCTGGCCCTGAACTTTGTGGTGGTGTTCCTGGTGAGTAGCCCCCTGTGGGTGCTCGTCCTGGCGGTTCCCTACTTCCTGTACCTCCGCTACCTTTTCAACCGCTACGGTCACTTTCTCCTCGAGGAAAAACCCTATCGGGTCTTCTACACAGTAATCTCGGCACTCTCTTTCCTTGCGTTCTTTGGCTACTCCCTCGTCAGGCTATACGCCGGCGGAGTTCTCTACGTTTACGCCTACGTGATGGGGATAGCCGTCCTCGTCCTGCTCTTCCGCTGGTACTTCAAGAGAACCTTCGGCAGAGACTACACGTACGGCGTCGTCGAGGAACTCAAAGGCGACCTCGTCAGGGTCTTCGTACACGATGACCTCTCCGCCAATGTCAAGCCCGGCCTTTACTGGCTTCCGGCGGTTCCCGACGCCGAGCCCGGAAGGGTCGTTAAGGTTCTCGTGGAGGACAGGGCTTTCCGGAGCGCCAAGCCCGTGAGGATAATAGAGGTTTACCTCTCTCAGTCCTCCCAGAGCTCCACCGAGCCGAAGAACGCAACGGAGTGA
- a CDS encoding TonB-dependent receptor, translated as MGHTVYYRTRVDKWERFRDFVERVAEGIGYHVQTTKESLTIDPGHPLVEPLVVEKSGEGFAKTNLVEPHHSIYLLVLHSVAFFGSVELWED; from the coding sequence GTGGGGCACACGGTTTACTACCGAACCAGGGTCGACAAGTGGGAAAGGTTCCGGGATTTCGTTGAGAGGGTTGCAGAAGGAATAGGTTACCACGTGCAGACCACGAAGGAGTCCCTGACAATCGACCCCGGGCACCCCCTTGTGGAACCGCTGGTCGTGGAGAAAAGTGGGGAGGGATTCGCCAAGACCAACCTGGTGGAACCCCACCATTCCATTTATCTGCTCGTCCTTCACTCCGTTGCGTTCTTCGGCTCGGTGGAGCTCTGGGAGGACTGA
- the snatA gene encoding neutral amino acid NAAT transporter SnatA encodes MIDLLELFKYLLILYGGLFAITNPVGAVPVFLSVTHDLSLRERREIATKTALTVVITLVVFALIGQWIFRFFGSSVDAFAIAGGILLFRMAMDMLSGRLSSVKISREETEEFDDEVVTLEEVAIIPLAIPLISGPGAITTVMLYMAKAGSVAERAVVLLTIVLIGVTVWLVLCSANVIKARLGRVGIKVMTRMMGLILTSMAVQMIINGIKGAFGL; translated from the coding sequence ATGATAGACCTTCTCGAACTCTTCAAGTACCTCCTGATTCTCTACGGTGGCCTGTTTGCGATAACAAACCCGGTTGGAGCTGTCCCAGTGTTTCTTAGCGTTACCCACGACCTCAGCCTCCGCGAGAGACGCGAGATAGCGACGAAAACAGCCCTAACGGTCGTGATAACGCTCGTCGTCTTTGCCCTCATCGGCCAGTGGATTTTTCGGTTCTTCGGCTCGAGCGTTGACGCTTTCGCGATAGCCGGTGGAATCCTCCTCTTCAGGATGGCGATGGACATGCTCTCGGGCAGACTCTCGTCGGTCAAGATAAGCAGGGAGGAGACGGAGGAGTTTGATGATGAGGTGGTTACTCTTGAAGAAGTCGCCATAATACCCCTCGCGATTCCACTGATTTCCGGGCCCGGTGCCATAACGACAGTGATGCTCTACATGGCGAAGGCGGGGAGCGTCGCCGAGAGGGCGGTTGTCCTGCTCACGATAGTTCTCATCGGCGTTACCGTCTGGCTCGTCCTCTGCTCGGCGAACGTGATTAAGGCCCGCCTCGGAAGGGTCGGCATAAAGGTCATGACGAGAATGATGGGTCTAATTCTGACGTCGATGGCAGTTCAGATGATTATAAACGGCATTAAGGGGGCCTTTGGCCTCTGA
- a CDS encoding family 4A encapsulin nanocompartment shell protein, with translation MRGDLIRILSAVEEKANELKLEGFEPDVVLVGGEAYEFIKAQVNEEFGGDEEVLELSGLPVRIVDELGKDAVVIDSKALGYAPSAKRFTVVK, from the coding sequence ATGCGCGGAGACCTGATAAGGATTCTGAGCGCCGTTGAGGAGAAGGCGAACGAGCTGAAGCTTGAGGGCTTCGAGCCCGATGTGGTTCTCGTCGGCGGTGAAGCCTACGAGTTCATAAAGGCCCAGGTGAACGAGGAGTTCGGTGGCGACGAGGAGGTTCTTGAGCTCTCTGGTCTGCCTGTGAGGATAGTCGACGAACTCGGTAAGGACGCGGTGGTAATAGACAGCAAGGCCCTCGGCTACGCTCCCTCTGCCAAGCGTTTCACCGTCGTGAAGTGA
- a CDS encoding triphosphoribosyl-dephospho-CoA synthase produces MNRWELIRAFLTGPLVEATVPKPGNVSRRRDFEDLSIYNFLVAYPALTGVYHEAIKRAESIRSGLLRPNEAGIGELIRRSVEASKRVQDANPNFGVIVLSIPLLMGLSMTRKIREGGEKAKLLLEESTVRDTMELYRAIRIANPKGLPSGVKYDVYSEKAFEELFRDRINLSGIAEISRGRELVFREWIEGYRLTYETFERLAERIPGPLEETVVGVFIELLAENLDTLILRKAGRDEAELVREKARDVVEGKLSLEEFDAFMREKGDLRNPGSLADVMAVSLGLLFLAGVRVEMRNGRAWLVTSRR; encoded by the coding sequence ATGAACCGGTGGGAACTCATCAGGGCTTTTCTCACAGGCCCACTCGTGGAGGCGACCGTCCCAAAACCAGGGAACGTGAGCAGGAGAAGGGACTTCGAGGATTTGAGCATCTACAACTTTCTCGTTGCGTATCCTGCCTTGACAGGGGTCTACCATGAAGCCATAAAGAGGGCCGAGTCAATCCGCTCCGGCCTTCTCAGGCCGAACGAGGCTGGAATAGGAGAGCTCATAAGGCGGAGCGTTGAGGCGAGCAAAAGGGTACAAGATGCCAACCCGAACTTTGGGGTGATAGTCCTCTCGATTCCGCTCCTGATGGGGCTCTCTATGACGAGGAAGATACGCGAGGGTGGCGAGAAGGCGAAGCTACTCCTCGAGGAGTCAACGGTGAGGGACACGATGGAGCTCTACCGGGCGATAAGAATCGCGAACCCCAAGGGGCTCCCGAGTGGAGTAAAGTACGACGTCTACTCGGAGAAGGCCTTCGAGGAGCTCTTCAGGGACAGGATAAACCTCTCGGGGATTGCCGAGATTAGCAGGGGCAGGGAGCTCGTTTTCCGCGAGTGGATTGAGGGTTACCGGCTCACCTACGAGACCTTCGAGAGGCTCGCAGAAAGAATCCCCGGCCCACTGGAGGAGACCGTCGTTGGGGTGTTCATCGAGCTCCTCGCGGAAAACCTTGACACGCTAATCCTGCGCAAGGCCGGAAGGGACGAGGCAGAGCTCGTCAGGGAAAAGGCGAGAGACGTCGTGGAGGGAAAGCTGAGCCTTGAGGAGTTCGACGCGTTCATGCGCGAGAAGGGTGACTTAAGGAACCCGGGCAGTCTGGCGGACGTTATGGCAGTCTCGCTGGGCCTGCTGTTTCTGGCCGGAGTAAGGGTCGAAATGAGAAACGGAAGGGCCTGGCTGGTCACTTCACGACGGTGA
- the pfpI gene encoding deglycase PfpI, giving the protein MKVLFLSANDFEDVELIYPLHRLKEEGHEVYIASFERGKITGKHGYTVEVQLAFDEVDPDEFDALVLPGGKAPERVRLNEKAVAITKKMFEDGKPVASICHGPQILISAKVLKGRKGTSTITIRDDVINAGAEWVNEPVVVDGNWVSSRHPGDLYAWMREFVKLLR; this is encoded by the coding sequence GTGAAGGTTCTGTTCCTCAGCGCCAACGATTTTGAGGACGTTGAGCTGATTTACCCGCTCCACAGGCTCAAGGAGGAGGGCCACGAGGTCTACATAGCGAGCTTCGAGCGCGGAAAGATTACCGGAAAACACGGCTACACCGTTGAGGTTCAGCTGGCCTTTGACGAGGTTGACCCCGATGAATTCGACGCCCTCGTCCTTCCGGGCGGAAAGGCGCCTGAGAGGGTGAGGCTCAACGAGAAGGCCGTGGCGATAACGAAGAAGATGTTCGAGGACGGAAAGCCGGTCGCGAGCATCTGCCACGGGCCACAGATACTAATCTCGGCAAAGGTCCTCAAGGGCAGGAAGGGAACGAGCACGATAACCATAAGGGATGACGTCATCAACGCCGGTGCCGAGTGGGTGAACGAGCCGGTTGTCGTCGACGGCAACTGGGTCAGCTCAAGGCACCCCGGGGATTTGTACGCCTGGATGAGGGAGTTCGTCAAACTGCTCCGCTGA
- a CDS encoding Lrp/AsnC family transcriptional regulator: MTRSGLDEVDRKILTILQRNSRTPLREISKEVGLAESTIYERIKKLKDRGIIKKFTVILDPDSLGFKILAFILIKARAGMYGHVADELKKYPQICEVYETTGDYDMLVKIRTRSSEELNEFLDKIGEVDGVESTHTMVVLKTHKETTELPL, translated from the coding sequence ATGACGAGGAGCGGTCTGGATGAGGTTGATAGAAAAATACTCACGATACTCCAGCGGAACAGCAGAACGCCCCTTCGTGAGATTTCTAAGGAAGTTGGACTGGCGGAATCAACCATATACGAACGCATAAAGAAGCTGAAGGATAGGGGAATAATAAAGAAGTTCACGGTCATTCTCGACCCGGACTCACTGGGCTTCAAGATTCTCGCCTTCATTCTCATAAAGGCCCGCGCCGGGATGTACGGTCACGTCGCGGACGAGCTCAAGAAGTACCCCCAGATATGCGAGGTCTACGAGACGACCGGGGACTACGACATGCTCGTCAAAATCAGAACGAGGAGCAGTGAGGAGCTCAACGAGTTCCTCGACAAGATTGGAGAGGTCGACGGGGTAGAATCAACCCACACGATGGTCGTCCTCAAGACCCACAAGGAAACCACCGAGCTCCCGCTCTAA
- a CDS encoding GTP-binding protein: protein MPTNVTAEYLAAEEEYRNAKTIPEKIRALEKMYATVPKHKGTEKLRLQIKRKLAELRKELEKQRQMRKGGGGPSMAVRKEGAAQIVLAGLPNVGKSSLLKALTNVDADVADYAFTTVQPIPGMMHHKDVQIQLVEVPGLVEGAALGKGMGPQLLSVIRNADAIAIVVDLSQDPVKQMETLLREFERAGIKVNKRKPRVEIKRTAMGGIVINGQENIKGDIQEVMKMLREERIHSAEITVKEPVTLEEFADAIDESLVWRRAIIIANKGDAPGSKENYEKLVKAYGDRFKIIPISAKKGINLDKLKDELYDLAGIIRVFTKSPGEEPAYPPVALKKGSTVMDLAERIHKDFAKNFRYARVWGKSVKFPGQRVGADHVLEDGDIVEIHAR, encoded by the coding sequence ATGCCAACGAACGTAACAGCGGAGTACCTTGCCGCGGAGGAGGAATACAGGAACGCAAAGACAATTCCCGAGAAGATTCGAGCCCTTGAAAAGATGTACGCGACGGTTCCGAAGCACAAGGGAACCGAAAAGCTCCGCCTCCAGATAAAGCGCAAGTTAGCGGAGCTCAGGAAGGAACTGGAGAAGCAGAGGCAGATGAGGAAAGGCGGTGGCGGGCCCTCGATGGCCGTCAGGAAAGAGGGCGCGGCGCAGATAGTTTTGGCCGGTCTTCCCAACGTCGGCAAGAGCTCCCTCCTCAAAGCTCTAACAAACGTCGATGCGGACGTTGCAGATTACGCCTTCACAACCGTTCAGCCGATTCCGGGAATGATGCACCACAAGGACGTTCAAATCCAGCTCGTTGAGGTTCCCGGCCTCGTTGAGGGTGCCGCTTTGGGTAAAGGAATGGGCCCACAGCTCCTTAGCGTCATAAGGAACGCCGATGCCATAGCGATAGTCGTTGACCTCTCCCAGGACCCGGTCAAGCAGATGGAAACCCTTCTCCGGGAGTTTGAGAGGGCCGGAATAAAGGTCAACAAGAGGAAGCCGAGGGTCGAAATCAAGAGAACCGCGATGGGCGGAATCGTCATCAACGGCCAGGAGAACATAAAGGGCGATATTCAGGAGGTCATGAAGATGCTCCGCGAGGAGCGCATACACTCGGCTGAGATAACTGTCAAGGAGCCCGTAACGCTCGAAGAGTTCGCCGATGCCATAGACGAGAGCCTCGTCTGGAGGAGGGCGATAATCATAGCAAACAAGGGCGACGCCCCCGGGAGCAAGGAGAACTACGAGAAACTCGTCAAGGCCTACGGCGACCGCTTCAAGATAATCCCTATATCGGCAAAGAAGGGCATAAACCTCGACAAGCTGAAGGACGAGCTCTACGATTTGGCCGGAATCATTCGCGTTTTCACCAAGAGTCCCGGCGAGGAGCCGGCCTATCCACCGGTTGCCCTCAAGAAAGGCTCCACCGTTATGGACCTGGCCGAGAGAATTCACAAGGACTTCGCCAAGAACTTCCGCTATGCGAGGGTCTGGGGCAAGAGCGTCAAGTTCCCCGGTCAGAGAGTCGGTGCCGACCACGTGCTCGAGGACGGCGACATAGTGGAGATTCACGCCCGTTAA
- a CDS encoding sodium/proline symporter, translated as MNTEILLGFLFYLALLAYIGWWANKYTKTEDQYFVGGRKVHVLAATLSDKASDFSGWLMLGYPGSAFKAGLGAFWAAVGCLFGTLADYVLIGPRLRIYAGKFRAITVPDYLEARLKDDTKLIRILSAIIILVFMTAYVAAQFTAGGKTFAEGFGISDNAGIILTVIILTAYVITGGFFAVVWTDVVQAMFMLLTLIVVPILALVEIGGFDKATQIIAQTDPTKLDPFGGATGWAAIIFAIGYASWIVGYLGQPHIVTRYMSVEDPRKLRRPGIFISGTWTILVLWGAFFAGFLGFAMYAAGMLKVSDPEKVIPAMAVELMPGWLAGFVIAGIISAVMSTADSQLLVASSAIARDFYHKVLGKEVGKRQMVNISRLVVAGVALVGLWFALTGNKVVYEMVATAWGGLAVGFGPILVLSLWWKRVTKEGAIVGMAYGLISEVLLEAKVYGWAFNPNAPGIFGTIGSWFNGVPVFFINFFVTLFVIIVVSLLTKPPEDIMKLHEELFKKVPIETGKKSIAETRAKSQVENVADFLIERGLA; from the coding sequence ATGAACACCGAGATACTGCTCGGTTTTCTGTTCTACCTCGCGTTGCTGGCCTACATCGGCTGGTGGGCCAACAAGTACACCAAGACCGAGGACCAGTACTTCGTTGGGGGAAGAAAGGTTCACGTTTTGGCGGCTACACTCTCAGACAAGGCGAGTGACTTCAGTGGCTGGCTGATGCTCGGCTACCCGGGAAGCGCCTTCAAAGCCGGCCTCGGTGCGTTCTGGGCTGCGGTGGGCTGTCTCTTCGGAACGCTCGCGGACTACGTCCTCATCGGTCCAAGGCTCAGAATCTACGCCGGTAAGTTCAGGGCGATAACGGTTCCGGACTATCTTGAGGCCAGGCTCAAGGACGACACCAAGCTGATAAGAATCCTGAGCGCCATTATAATCCTCGTCTTCATGACGGCTTACGTCGCGGCCCAGTTCACGGCCGGCGGAAAAACGTTTGCAGAGGGCTTTGGAATCAGCGACAACGCGGGAATAATCCTAACGGTGATAATCCTGACGGCTTACGTCATAACCGGTGGCTTCTTCGCGGTCGTCTGGACCGACGTCGTTCAGGCCATGTTCATGCTACTGACGCTTATAGTGGTTCCGATTCTCGCCCTGGTTGAGATAGGTGGTTTCGACAAGGCGACCCAGATAATAGCCCAAACGGACCCGACCAAGCTCGACCCCTTTGGAGGTGCAACCGGCTGGGCCGCGATAATCTTCGCCATCGGTTATGCTTCATGGATAGTCGGCTACCTAGGACAGCCCCACATCGTCACGCGCTACATGAGCGTTGAAGACCCGAGGAAGCTCAGAAGACCTGGAATCTTCATCAGCGGAACCTGGACAATCCTCGTCCTCTGGGGTGCGTTCTTTGCGGGATTCCTGGGCTTCGCGATGTACGCCGCGGGAATGCTGAAGGTCAGCGACCCGGAGAAGGTAATCCCGGCGATGGCAGTTGAACTCATGCCCGGCTGGCTGGCCGGCTTCGTCATAGCGGGAATAATCTCGGCCGTCATGAGCACAGCGGACTCACAGCTCCTCGTGGCCTCCTCTGCCATAGCGAGGGACTTCTATCACAAGGTCCTTGGCAAGGAGGTCGGCAAGAGGCAGATGGTTAACATATCGAGGCTCGTCGTTGCTGGCGTCGCCCTCGTCGGGCTCTGGTTCGCACTGACAGGCAACAAGGTCGTCTACGAGATGGTGGCAACTGCCTGGGGCGGTCTCGCTGTCGGATTCGGGCCGATTCTCGTGCTGAGCCTCTGGTGGAAGCGCGTCACCAAGGAGGGAGCGATAGTCGGCATGGCCTACGGACTAATCAGCGAGGTTCTCCTTGAGGCCAAGGTCTACGGCTGGGCATTCAACCCCAACGCCCCGGGAATCTTCGGAACAATCGGCTCCTGGTTCAACGGCGTCCCGGTGTTCTTCATCAACTTCTTCGTCACGCTGTTCGTCATAATCGTCGTCAGCCTGCTCACCAAGCCCCCTGAGGACATCATGAAGCTCCACGAGGAGCTCTTCAAGAAGGTTCCCATCGAGACCGGAAAGAAGAGCATCGCCGAGACCAGGGCCAAGAGCCAGGTTGAGAACGTCGCCGACTTCCTCATCGAGCGCGGTCTCGCCTGA
- a CDS encoding FAD-dependent oxidoreductase, with translation MRKLDLTEKDPSKRVTIYFEGQPLEAYEGEKITVALLANGIYWLTTSTEGRKRGAFTFGPVPMVVNGVKNVNARKTAVKDGMRLERQGYGDFQEKVEIDEDKPVLRYVVDVAVIGAGPAGLGVVKEIGGRLTTAIIEEKGWLGGDLKVKGVEQEGFGDPREALEELTDLPENTRVFLKSVAIGVFDKGEYFLVPIVRGDQLIELLAKRVVLATGAVDNIMLFENNDYPGVFRRSDALEVMNVWGVAPGKNVAVVGAFPEELTAELDRWGIEYVVVPNPKRVEGKEKVERLIDANGNVYEIDAVIVSDGRRPDINPITQAGGRLYFKRGYYRPVLDSSHRIREGIYVAGSAVSIKPHYANYLEGRLVGAYILREFGFEAEPCVYEEKLKNYEPIAVPVHRLPLDEFNGEDVQICGCDVTLRKVDDVVKSGITDLQIIKRLTHLAMGFCQGRFCLFNGAVVVSQRTGTPMDKLDIPVARPPLKNIRMKVPAGRD, from the coding sequence ATGCGAAAGCTCGACCTTACCGAGAAGGACCCTTCTAAGAGAGTCACGATTTACTTTGAGGGGCAACCCCTGGAAGCCTACGAGGGCGAGAAGATTACCGTCGCGCTCCTCGCGAACGGTATCTACTGGCTCACGACGAGCACCGAGGGCAGAAAGAGGGGCGCCTTCACCTTCGGCCCGGTCCCGATGGTGGTCAACGGCGTCAAGAACGTCAACGCGAGGAAAACAGCTGTAAAGGACGGCATGAGGCTTGAGAGGCAGGGCTACGGCGACTTTCAGGAGAAGGTAGAAATCGACGAGGACAAGCCCGTTCTTCGCTACGTTGTTGACGTGGCCGTTATCGGCGCCGGTCCTGCTGGCCTCGGCGTCGTCAAGGAAATCGGCGGAAGGCTCACGACGGCGATAATAGAGGAGAAGGGATGGCTCGGCGGGGATTTAAAGGTTAAGGGCGTCGAGCAGGAGGGCTTTGGAGACCCGAGAGAGGCCCTGGAGGAGCTCACCGATTTACCCGAAAATACGAGAGTCTTCCTGAAGAGTGTCGCCATTGGAGTTTTCGATAAGGGTGAGTACTTCCTCGTGCCCATCGTTAGGGGCGACCAGCTGATTGAGCTCCTCGCCAAGCGCGTGGTTTTAGCCACTGGAGCCGTTGACAACATCATGCTCTTCGAGAACAACGATTACCCCGGCGTCTTCAGGAGGAGTGACGCCTTGGAGGTTATGAACGTCTGGGGAGTTGCGCCAGGAAAGAATGTCGCCGTCGTCGGGGCCTTTCCGGAGGAGCTGACTGCTGAGCTCGACCGCTGGGGGATTGAGTACGTTGTGGTTCCCAATCCAAAGCGCGTTGAAGGTAAAGAGAAGGTCGAGAGGCTCATAGACGCGAACGGCAACGTCTACGAGATTGACGCCGTCATAGTCTCCGATGGCAGAAGACCCGACATAAACCCCATAACCCAGGCCGGCGGGAGGCTGTACTTCAAGCGCGGTTACTACCGTCCGGTTCTCGACTCAAGTCATAGAATCCGCGAGGGAATCTACGTTGCAGGCAGTGCGGTCTCGATAAAGCCCCACTACGCGAACTACCTTGAGGGAAGGCTCGTTGGTGCCTACATTCTCAGGGAGTTCGGCTTCGAGGCCGAACCGTGCGTCTACGAGGAGAAGCTGAAGAACTACGAGCCGATAGCGGTTCCAGTCCACAGGCTTCCGTTAGATGAGTTCAACGGCGAGGACGTTCAGATTTGCGGTTGCGACGTGACGCTGAGAAAGGTCGACGACGTTGTGAAGTCCGGCATCACCGACCTCCAGATAATCAAGCGCCTCACTCATCTCGCCATGGGCTTCTGCCAGGGACGCTTCTGTCTCTTCAACGGTGCCGTCGTTGTATCCCAGAGAACGGGAACGCCTATGGATAAACTTGACATTCCGGTCGCGAGGCCCCCGCTCAAGAACATCCGCATGAAGGTCCCCGCGGGGAGGGATTGA
- a CDS encoding FAD-binding oxidoreductase, which produces MPTRELPERSEITIIGGGIVGVTIAHELAKRGEEVTVIEKRFIGSGSTFRCGTGIRQQFNDEANVQVMKRSVELWKKYSEEYGFSFEQTGYLFLLYDDDEVEEFKRNIAIQNRFGVPTRLITPEEAKEIVPLLDISEVIAASWNPTDGKADPFHSTAKFAIKAEEFGAKLVEYTEVKDFIIENGEIKGLKTSRGVIKTGIVVNATNAWAKLINAMAGISTPIPIEPYKHQAVITQPIRKGAIKPMVISFKYGHAYLTQTSHGGVVGGVGYELGPTYDLNPTYEFMREVSYYFTKIIPALRELLILRTWAGYYAKTPDSNPAIGKIEELSDYYIAAGFSGHGFMMAPAVAEMVADLITKGRTDLPVEWFDPYRFERGELRGEALQMG; this is translated from the coding sequence ATGCCGACGAGAGAACTTCCCGAGAGGAGCGAGATAACGATTATCGGTGGCGGAATTGTTGGCGTTACGATAGCGCACGAGTTAGCCAAGCGCGGTGAGGAGGTCACGGTAATAGAGAAGCGCTTTATCGGTTCGGGCTCCACCTTCCGTTGCGGAACGGGCATAAGACAGCAGTTCAACGACGAGGCCAACGTTCAGGTCATGAAGCGCTCCGTCGAGCTGTGGAAGAAGTACAGCGAGGAGTACGGCTTCTCCTTCGAGCAGACAGGCTACCTCTTCCTGCTCTACGACGACGATGAAGTCGAGGAGTTCAAGCGCAACATCGCGATACAGAACCGCTTCGGCGTCCCGACGAGGCTCATAACGCCGGAAGAGGCCAAGGAAATAGTCCCGCTCCTTGACATCAGCGAGGTCATCGCCGCTTCCTGGAACCCCACCGACGGAAAGGCGGACCCGTTCCACTCCACCGCGAAGTTCGCGATAAAGGCCGAGGAGTTCGGCGCGAAGCTGGTGGAATACACCGAAGTGAAGGACTTCATCATCGAGAACGGCGAGATTAAGGGCCTGAAGACGAGCAGAGGGGTTATAAAGACCGGTATCGTTGTCAACGCCACCAACGCCTGGGCCAAGCTCATCAACGCGATGGCCGGGATAAGCACTCCGATTCCGATAGAGCCCTACAAGCACCAGGCCGTTATCACACAGCCCATAAGGAAGGGAGCGATTAAGCCGATGGTCATATCCTTCAAGTACGGCCACGCCTATCTAACGCAGACCTCGCACGGTGGCGTCGTCGGTGGGGTCGGCTACGAGCTCGGGCCAACCTACGACCTCAACCCGACCTACGAGTTCATGCGCGAGGTGAGCTACTACTTCACCAAGATTATCCCGGCTTTGAGGGAGCTCCTAATCCTGAGAACCTGGGCCGGCTACTACGCAAAGACACCCGACAGCAATCCAGCCATAGGGAAAATCGAGGAGCTGAGCGACTACTACATTGCCGCAGGCTTCAGCGGGCACGGCTTCATGATGGCTCCAGCAGTGGCCGAAATGGTGGCCGACCTGATTACCAAGGGCAGAACAGACCTGCCCGTCGAGTGGTTCGACCCGTATCGCTTCGAGCGCGGAGAACTCCGCGGGGAAGCGCTCCAGATGGGCTGA
- a CDS encoding MFS transporter, which produces MSKRELVVTQGKREKTLKLKKLRVKRRNVVILAVAMFIANVSFGMAFPYLSVYMRLLGASMFMVGLLSVAFNLTSTVFQYPFGWLSDSTGNRKGFIAFGVASIGFFYTAMAFVGSATGVLILRTLQGVFGSAMTPAHSALISELSTRAGSIFGLFNSIENAGYMVGNFLGSAIVGYLGVRKLFLISGLLLFVSAGIVLLIRERPTGRRSLLGMILVQEGRESWRATVKGSAFKKLMRGHLGLFYVTVFLVMVASGQFYSVSSVYFKEAFGEWSVGVIFGIESLAAALTGYFLGKLIDRHGAKKFYLIAIAGYGLAFLLYAVVRNVWLVFGIAFLSGVKWVLTINSTSAYVAQNVRVSERAQGMGLLNAMMSLGWVVGPLIGGYLSGISFQLNFMSTLIPLGLAFLLAFKL; this is translated from the coding sequence ATGAGCAAGCGAGAACTCGTTGTCACCCAGGGAAAGCGCGAGAAAACGCTCAAGCTCAAGAAGCTTCGGGTTAAGCGGAGGAACGTCGTAATCTTGGCCGTAGCCATGTTCATCGCCAACGTTTCATTCGGAATGGCCTTCCCCTATCTCAGCGTCTACATGCGCCTCCTCGGCGCGAGCATGTTCATGGTCGGCCTTCTGAGCGTGGCCTTCAACCTGACCTCGACGGTTTTCCAGTACCCCTTCGGCTGGCTCTCCGACTCAACCGGCAACAGGAAGGGCTTCATAGCCTTCGGCGTGGCCTCGATAGGATTCTTCTATACCGCAATGGCCTTCGTCGGCTCCGCCACCGGCGTTCTAATCCTGAGGACCCTCCAGGGCGTTTTCGGTTCCGCCATGACCCCGGCGCATTCGGCGCTGATTTCAGAGCTCTCGACGAGGGCGGGCTCGATATTCGGCCTCTTCAACTCCATCGAGAATGCCGGTTACATGGTGGGCAACTTCCTCGGCTCCGCGATAGTTGGCTACCTTGGCGTCAGGAAGCTCTTCCTAATCTCCGGCCTCCTCCTCTTCGTATCCGCGGGAATAGTCCTTCTAATCCGCGAGCGCCCGACGGGAAGGCGCTCCCTCCTTGGCATGATTCTCGTGCAGGAAGGTAGGGAAAGCTGGAGGGCAACGGTTAAGGGCTCGGCCTTCAAAAAGCTCATGCGCGGGCACCTCGGGCTCTTCTACGTCACGGTCTTCCTCGTCATGGTCGCCAGCGGGCAGTTCTACAGCGTTTCCTCCGTTTACTTCAAGGAGGCCTTCGGCGAGTGGAGCGTTGGCGTAATCTTCGGCATCGAGAGCCTCGCCGCGGCACTAACGGGCTACTTTCTCGGGAAGCTGATAGACAGGCACGGCGCGAAGAAGTTCTACCTGATAGCGATAGCGGGCTATGGTTTGGCCTTCCTGCTCTACGCCGTCGTTAGAAACGTCTGGCTCGTCTTTGGAATAGCTTTCCTCTCGGGCGTCAAGTGGGTTCTAACCATAAACTCGACCTCCGCCTACGTGGCGCAGAACGTCAGGGTGAGCGAGAGGGCCCAGGGAATGGGCTTGCTCAACGCGATGATGAGCCTCGGCTGGGTCGTTGGCCCGCTAATCGGTGGTTATCTCTCGGGGATAAGCTTCCAGCTGAACTTCATGAGCACGCTGATTCCCCTCGGGCTGGCCTTTCTGCTTGCCTTTAAATTGTAA